CAGGCCGAGCCGAAGCATCACCGAGACGAAATAGAGCCCGATGATCATGCGGATCGATGCGGACAGACTCAACCCCGACAGCCAGGGAAGACTGGGCTCACCGCGAAGGACGCTGACGGCCTGCCCCAGCAGGACAGGCTGCAGTGCTCCCGCAAAGGCCAAGGGAAGCAGCAGCAGCAGAGCGACCAGAAGTCGCCGGCGATCCCGCACGAGATAACGGCCCAGACGACGGACCCTGCGCCAGTCCGCGACAGCTCCCATCAGCTGGAGCTCCCGACGGGTGTAGCTGCGCGGATCGCTTCGACGATGGACAACAGGGGGCCGTTGTCCAGGCGAATGGACAGGGGGTGTCCCACTAATCGAGCCGTGGACTGGAAGAGGTCTTCAATGGCGATCAAACCGTTGTCCCGCAGGGTTCGACCGGTGGCCACCAGGTCGACAATCGCTTCCGACATGCCCGTGATTGGCCCCAGCTCCACCGAGCCATTGAGGTGCACCAACTCAACAGGAAGGTCTAGGGCAACGAAATATTCCCGAGCGCAGTGGGTGAATTTGCTGGCCACCCGGCAATGGGGGGGCAGATCTGCGGCACGGACGTAACCACTGCTCTCTTGGACCGCCACAGCCATGCGGCAGCCGCCAAAGCCAAGGTCCACCAATTGGGCGACGGGAAGCTGGTGCTCCTTGAGCACGTCGTAACCCACGACCCCCAGCTGGGCTTGGCCGTAGGCCACATAGGTGGGCACATCACCGTTGCGAACCAGCAGGGCCCTAGCGCGCCCGCAAGGGGTAGGCACCATCAGCTGACGGTTGTCCTTGTCCAGAACAGCGGAGAAGTCAAGACCAGCCGCCGCAAAGCGGGCCACCGAGTCTTTGAGCAGTGCTCCTTTGGCCAACGCGACGGTGATCATGGGTCCAGCGTTGATCGGTTAGCCAGGAAGGACTTTAACGATGCATTCCTCACTTCATGCCTTACCGGTGCTCCAGGACAACGTGATCTGGATCTGGGTGAGGGGCGCGGAGGCCGTGGTGATCGACCCCGCCGTTGCGCCGCCGGTGCAGGCGTGGCTGGAAGAACGGAAGTTGAACCTAGCCGCCGTCCTGCAAACCCATCACCATGCCGACCACATCGGCGGCACTTCATACTTGCTGAACCGTTGGCCCCAGGCTGCGGTGATTGCCTCCGCTGATGATCGGGAGCGGATTCCGTTCCAGACCATGCCAGTGCGAGATGGGGACCAGATCACTGTTCTTGGGGAAGAGGTGGAGGTGCTGGATGTAGCGGCCCACACCAGAGCCCACATCGCCTTCTTCATCCCGAACCCGGAGGGAGCAGAGATCGGACCCTTGTTGTTCTGCGGGGACACCCTGTTCAGCGGGGGCTGCGGCCGATTGTTTGAAGGCAGCGCTGAACAGATGCATCAGGCTTTACAGAAGCTGGCCGAACTTCCCGAGGCCACGAAGGTGTGTTGTGCCCACGAGTACACCGAGTCCAATCTGCAATGGGCCGTTGAGCAACGCCCCAACGACACGGTTTTGGCTGATCGTTATCGGGAGGTGCGGAGCCTTCGCGCCAAAGGCGCCCTAAGCCTGCCCAGCAGCATCGGCGTGGAACGCCGCACCAACCTGTTCATGCAGGCCAGTTCAGCCGCGGAGTTGGCCGAGCTTCGCCGGGACAAGGATCAGTGGCGGCTGGCATGAGCGATGGCGAAGAACGGGATCACCAACGGCGATGATCGGGGTGACTGCTGTTCAGAACCACCCCATGAGCGCCAAGGCCATCACCACTCAAGACGCCCCTGCACCGGTTGGGCCTTACAACCAAGCGGTGCTTGCCGGCGAGTGGCTCTATTGCTCCGGGCAGATTCCACTGGATCCAGCCACCGGCGAGATGGTGGGGAACGGTGATGTGGCGGTGGAAACGCATCAGGTGCTGAAAAACCTCTGTGCTGTGTTGAAGGAAGCTGGCGCCACCCCTGCTGAGGTGGTGCGCACCACGGTGTTCCTAGCGGACCTGGGCGATTTCCAAACCGTCAATGGCATCTATGCCGAGGTATTTGGTGAGGGGGTCAGCCCAGCTCGCGCCTGCGTTCAGGTGGCGGCCCTCCCCAAGGGAGCACGGGTGGAAATCGACTGCGTCGCCTGGCTCGGCAGCTGAGCCTGCCCCTCGGGGGCATAGGTTGGAACTGGCTTCAGTGGTCCCATGCCTCAGGCGAAACTCACCATCGGTGAACTAGAGGCGGGATATCCGATGTACTGCAAAGCGCTGCGGCGTCTCCTCCAGCAGGGAAAAACTGCTCAGGACATTGAGCGCACGGTCTGTTGGGGGCACCTGGAAACGCTGAACCGCTGCCTGCCAACCCGCTACAAATCCCCCTCCTACCTGCTGGCCCTGATCCGCCGCGACCTGGAGAACCCAAAAGAGGATTGAGACTAGTCGTCTCAGCGTTTTCCCAGCTCTCTCGTTGCAAACGCTTGAATTGAACAGAAGATAAGCGTTAAATTGGCTTAGAAACAAGGCATCGCTGGCTGATTTTTTAGCAAACCCCAACAAATGCTCACGCTGACTAATGGCCTGACCATGTCACAGTGATGCTGGGCGCGGCCCTTTGCATGGAACTGCAGACAGGATTAAATCTCTAAAAATCAACGGCAGGGCGAGCCCCTTGTTCGGAGAAAGCGTGACAATGCAGGGATGGATGTTGAACAGCTGGAACAGCTTGCTGCGCTGATCGTGACGGCAGGACTGGTGGCCGGAAATTTCCTATTGTTCACCCCATGGCGCAATGGAGAGGATCCACGGCAACAACCTCCTGACGGTGTGAGGCCTCAGAACGAGTCAGTTCATCGCACTGAACATGCTAGTTACCCAGGCTGATCAGCACTGGTTTTACACATCGTCCAAGGGGAGCACGTAAATAGTGCCAGCCCCAGATACAGCATTGCCCTTGGCAACAAACCAACTCACACGCATCCTTGATTTAGGGGAGTCAATCCAGCAGCTGAATCAAAGTGCTTGGAGTGGGGCCTAAAAAGTCGCGGCGAAGTCATAAAATGCCTTCCCGGTTGGATGGTGGAGCCTTCAGAGTCGGACGCTTAGCCCTCAGCAGCTGCACAGCCGGGTAAGCCCTGATAAAGGATCCATAGGCCCTTTCTCCCCTGCAAACATGACGGGTCAGTAGGTAATGAAAACTACACTTCCAAGATGACTAGGTGCAGAAAGAATGTACAGATTCAAGGATCGTTGCCCAATGTGAAGCTCGTCTTCGAATTATAAAATTCGACTTAATGTTTGGCATTTGAAAGGTATGGTTTAAAATGACAACAAAAAGCTATTAGATTTAGCAATCCGTCAACTCATGCCTCCTAGAAT
Above is a genomic segment from Synechococcus sp. MU1643 containing:
- the hisG gene encoding ATP phosphoribosyltransferase, translating into MITVALAKGALLKDSVARFAAAGLDFSAVLDKDNRQLMVPTPCGRARALLVRNGDVPTYVAYGQAQLGVVGYDVLKEHQLPVAQLVDLGFGGCRMAVAVQESSGYVRAADLPPHCRVASKFTHCAREYFVALDLPVELVHLNGSVELGPITGMSEAIVDLVATGRTLRDNGLIAIEDLFQSTARLVGHPLSIRLDNGPLLSIVEAIRAATPVGSSS
- the gloB gene encoding hydroxyacylglutathione hydrolase → MHSSLHALPVLQDNVIWIWVRGAEAVVIDPAVAPPVQAWLEERKLNLAAVLQTHHHADHIGGTSYLLNRWPQAAVIASADDRERIPFQTMPVRDGDQITVLGEEVEVLDVAAHTRAHIAFFIPNPEGAEIGPLLFCGDTLFSGGCGRLFEGSAEQMHQALQKLAELPEATKVCCAHEYTESNLQWAVEQRPNDTVLADRYREVRSLRAKGALSLPSSIGVERRTNLFMQASSAAELAELRRDKDQWRLA
- a CDS encoding RidA family protein; translated protein: MSAKAITTQDAPAPVGPYNQAVLAGEWLYCSGQIPLDPATGEMVGNGDVAVETHQVLKNLCAVLKEAGATPAEVVRTTVFLADLGDFQTVNGIYAEVFGEGVSPARACVQVAALPKGARVEIDCVAWLGS
- a CDS encoding DUF3136 domain-containing protein, translated to MPQAKLTIGELEAGYPMYCKALRRLLQQGKTAQDIERTVCWGHLETLNRCLPTRYKSPSYLLALIRRDLENPKED